A portion of the Ricinus communis isolate WT05 ecotype wild-type chromosome 10, ASM1957865v1, whole genome shotgun sequence genome contains these proteins:
- the LOC107262256 gene encoding protein RETICULATA-RELATED 3, chloroplastic, with translation MATAAQLRCSVFASQDSTSSKSFLKNYSLSNPSIAFPFSNAQNPSLRLIPHPKLSDHELSHGGGNGSSGIGRGYGGGGDGGSGGDSSSSSSSFGGFGILGLFLNGWRSRVAADPQFPFKVLMEELVGVSACVLGDMASRPNFGLNELDFVFSTLVVGSILNFTLMYLLAPTASAASATLPAIFANCPASHMFEPGAFTLMNRLGTAVYKGTIFAAVGFAAGLVGTALSNGLITMRKKMDPTFETPNKPPPTILNAVTWALHMGISSNLRYQTLNGVEFVLEKGLPPLAFKSSVVVLRCLNNVLGGMSFVILARLTGSQSVAEAKPVLAEKEKLLDDAEELQSNQSTFK, from the coding sequence atggcaacAGCAGCACAGCTTCGCTGCTCTGTATTTGCAAGCCAAGATTCAACTTCATCGAAgtcttttttaaagaattacaGTCTCTCGAATCCTTCGATTGCtttcccattttccaatgctcAGAACCCTTCTCTTCGCCTTATTCCTCATCCAAAACTGTCCGATCATGAGCTTTCTCACGGAGGAGGAAATGGAAGCAGTGGCATCGGTCGTGGCTATGGTGGCGGCGGGGATGGTGGTAGTGGAGGAGATAGTTCATCATCGTCATCATCATTCGGAGGATTTGGGATTCTGGGTCTTTTTTTAAACGGATGGAGGAGCAGAGTAGCTGCAGATCCGCAGTTTCCTTTTAAGGTTTTGATGGAGGAATTAGTTGGTGTATCTGCTTGTGTTCTTGGTGACATGGCTTCTCGCCCCAATTTTGGACTTAATGAGTTAGACTTTGTTTTTTCAACTCTTGTTGTTGGTTCTATTTTGAATTTCACTCTCATGTATCTTTTAGCACCAACTGCATCTGCTGCGAGTGCTACTCTACCTGCGATCTTTGCAAATTGTCCGGCTAGTCATATGTTTGAGCCGGGTGCTTTTACGCTTATGAATAGACTCGGCACTGCTGTGTACAAAGGCACAATCTTTGCAGCTGTTGGTTTTGCTGCAGGGCTAGTAGGAACTGCATTATCAAATGGGTTGATTACAATGAGGAAGAAGATGGATCCAACTTTTGAAACGCCCAACAAGCCTCCACCAACAATTCTAAATGCAGTGACTTGGGCGTTGCATATGGGTATTAGTAGTAACTTGAGATATCAAACACTTAATGGAGTTGAGTTTGTGCTGGAGAAGGGGCTACCTCCTTTGGCTTTTAAGAGCTCTGTTGTGGTTCTCAGGTGCTTGAATAATGTTCTTGGTGGAATGTCTTTTGTTATATTGGCAAGGTTGACAGGGTCGCAGAGTGTCGCAGAAGCGAAGCCTGTTTTGGCGGAGAAGGAAAAGTTGCTAGATGATGCAGAGGAGTTGCAGAGCAATCAGTCGACTTTCAAGTGA
- the LOC8267973 gene encoding KH domain-containing protein At2g38610 translates to MSGLYNPNFSPARAASPQIRSTPDVDSQYLSELLAEHQKLGPFMQVLPICSRLLNQEIFRVSGMMSNQGFGDFDRLRHRSPSPMASSNLMSNVSGTGLGSWNGLPQERLSGPPGMTMDWQSAPASPSSYTVKRILRLEIPVDTYPNFNFVGRLLGPRGNSLKRVEATTGCRVYIRGKGSIKDPDKEEKLRGRPGYEHLNDPLHILIEADLPANIVEMRLRQAQEIIGELLKPVDESQDFIKRQQLRELAMLNSNFREDSPGPSGSVSPFNTSGMKRAKTVR, encoded by the exons ATGTCAGGTTTGTATAATCCCAACTTCTCACCTGCAAGAGCTGCTTCTCCTCAGATTAGAAGCACTCCTGATGTTGACAG TCAGTACTTATCAGAGTTGTTAGCTGAGCATCAAAAGCTTGGACCTTTCATGCAGGTTCTTCCCATATGTAGCCGACTGTTAAATCAAG AAATTTTTCGGGTTTCAGGAATGATGTCCAACCAAGGATTTGGAGATTTTGACAGGTTGAGGCATAGAAGCCCCAGTCCCATGGCTTCATCAAATCTTATGTCTAATGTTTCTGGAACAGGTTTAGGCAGTTGGAATGGCCTTCCTCAAGAG AGATTAAGTGGGCCTCCTGGAATGACGATGGATTGGCAAAGTGCACCTGCGAGCCCTAGTTCATACACTGTGAAAAGAATTTTGCGTTTGGAAATTCCAGTAGATACTTATCCCAAT TTCAATTTTGTGGGGAGACTTTTGGGCCCTAGAGGTAATTCACTGAAACGGGTGGAAGCTACCACCGGCTGCCGTGTATACATTAGAGGGAAGGGGTCAATAAAGGACCCAGACAAG GAAGAGAAGTTGAGGGGAAGACCAGGCTATGAGCACCTGAATGATCCACTCCACATCTTAATCGAAGCTGATCTACCTGCCAATATAGTTGAAATGAGGCTGAGACAGGCGCAGGAAATTATAGGGGAACTTCTCAAACCTGTG GATGAGTCGCAAGACTTTATCAAGAGGCAGCAATTGCGGGAACTAGCCATGCTCAATTCGAATTTCAGAGAGGACAGTCCTGGACCAAGTGGTAGTGTCTCTCCTTTCAATACGAGCGGAATGAAACGTGCGAAAACAGTACGCTGA
- the LOC8271697 gene encoding NADH dehydrogenase [ubiquinone] 1 alpha subcomplex subunit 1 has protein sequence MSWRWLEAALPLGIIAGMLCVMGNAQYYIHRAAHGRPKHIGNDMWDVAMERRDKKLVENLSAPSPN, from the exons ATGTCGTGGAGATGGTTAGAAGCAGCATTACCGCTAGGAATAATAGCAGGAATGCTATGTGTTATGGGCAACGCTCAGTACTACATCCACAGAGCCGCTCATGGACGG CCAAAGCACATCGGTAACGATATGTGGGATGTTGCTATGGAGAGAAGGGACAAGAAACTCGTGGAGAATCTCTCTGCTCCTTCTCCTAATTAG
- the LOC8267975 gene encoding uncharacterized protein LOC8267975 yields the protein MGLLRSLVMMLLLIWFLWLPGLRAQPPNSARALDALLQDYAYQALVLVRPKTGTIYDGVVPSDLSGIKISALRLRSGSLRRKGVDMYKEFKIHPGVIEQPYVERLVLVYQNLGNWSLRYYPLSNYTYLAPVLGLLAYSASNLSATNLPELDIRATGDPITIRFPDVKSAPDGLVAKCVWFDLQGSPSFSNVASGNECSTVQQGHFSIVVESIAPSPEPASPPPSGGAPNVPGPTGQEKKSNSKVGIIVGSVLGGILLLVLLSFLVFWVQKLKEKKKMQQMERAAEVGEALQMTSVGETKAPAAMVTRTQPTLENEYVP from the coding sequence ATGGGGCTTCTTCGAAGTCTCGTGATGATGCTTCTTCTTATTTGGTTCCTCTGGTTGCCTGGTCTTAGGGCTCAACCACCTAATTCTGCGCGTGCCCTTGATGCTCTTCTTCAAGACTATGCTTATCAGGCATTAGTTTTAGTTCGCCCCAAGACTGGCACAATCTATGATGGGGTTGTTCCCTCGGACTTGAGTGGGATTAAAATTTCGGCATTGAGGCTCAGGAGTGGTAGCTTAAGGAGGAAAGGTGTTGATATGTATAAAGAGTTTAAGATCCATCCTGGAGTTATTGAGCAGCCATATGTGGAGAGGCTTGTTTTGGTATATCAGAATTTGGGGAATTGGTCTCTGAGGTATTATCCACTTTCCAATTACACTTACCTTGCTCCAGTTTTGGGTCTTCTTGCTTATAGTGCCTCAAACTTATCTGCTACAAATTTACCGGAATTGGATATTAGGGCAACTGGTGATCCTATAACCATCAGATTCCCAGATGTGAAATCAGCACCAGATGGGTTGGTTGCTAAGTGTGTGTGGTTTGATTTACAAGGTTCCCCAAGTTTTAGCAATGTGGCATCCGGTAATGAATGCTCCACAGTTCAACAAGGGCATTTTTCAATAGTTGTGGAGTCTATAGCTCCTTCTCCAGAACCGGCTTCTCCTCCGCCATCTGGTGGAGCTCCAAATGTTCCAGGACCAACTGgacaagaaaagaagagtaATTCGAAAGTGGGAATAATAGTTGGTTCTGTGTTGGGCGGAATATTACTGTTAGTGCTTTTGTCATTTCTAGTGTTCTGGGTGCAGAAgttgaaggaaaagaagaaaatgcaaCAGATGGAGAGGGCTGCAGAGGTGGGAGAAGCCCTACAAATGACGTCAGTTGGGGAAACGAAAGCACCTGCAGCGATGGTGACACGAACACAACCGACTCTTGAGAATGAATATGTGCCCTAG